From Myotis daubentonii chromosome 15, mMyoDau2.1, whole genome shotgun sequence, one genomic window encodes:
- the SDHAF1 gene encoding LOW QUALITY PROTEIN: succinate dehydrogenase assembly factor 1, mitochondrial (The sequence of the model RefSeq protein was modified relative to this genomic sequence to represent the inferred CDS: inserted 1 base in 1 codon), whose translation MSRPSRLQRQVLSLYRELLRAGRGKPGAEARVRAEFRQHACLPRSDVLRIEYLYRRGRRQLQLLRSGHAKTLDAFERRQGANEEPGEAGAPTTPPEESDDSRNPLEXESPETPPGGR comes from the exons aTGAGCCGGCCCAGCCGACTGCAGAGGCAAGTTCTTAGCCTGTACCGCGAACTGCTGCGCGCCGGACGCGGGAAGCCGGGGGCCGAGGCGCGGGTGCGAGCCGAGTTTCGGCAGCACGCCTGCCTGCCGCGCTCCGACGTACTGCGCATCGAATACCTGTACCGCCGCGGGAGGCGCCAGCTCCAGTTGTTACGCTCGGGCCACGCCAAGACCTTGGACGCCTTCGAGCGCCGGCAGGGCGCCAACGAGGAGCCCGGCGAAGCGGGGGCCCCTACGACTCCGCCTGAGGAGAGTGACGATTCGAGGAACCCCCTCG TGGAGTCACCGGAGACCCCGCCGGGTGGACGGTGA